A genome region from Verrucomicrobiota bacterium includes the following:
- a CDS encoding alkaline phosphatase D family protein: protein MSLPYYCLSDSHLINRRKFLRYTGSLAAAAAWSSCTKDPVLKNPSFPAYPFQLGVASGDPSPDGMVLWTRLAPLPLEGGGMPMEPVEVSWQVADDEAFSKVVQKGTTVAVPDWGHSVHVELKKLLPDRWYYYQFKVGNETSPVGRTRTMPVAGSSPGKLNFAFASCQHYETGYYTAYEHMIREDLDLIVHLGDYIYEGKGIDDRLRKHTGEEIMSVEDYRNRYALYKSDQALQAAHAAAPWLVTWDDHEVDNNYANAISEQPEVSSEELLQRRANAYKAYYEVMPLRRAQLPRGPDMQLYRRVPFGNLADFFVLDTRQYRTDQPCGDKNKPPCPDSLNPGNTLLGRKQKDWLMSGMETSKAQWNVLAQQVMMARVDRTVGEEVTHSMDQWPSAEMERRQLVKFFDEAKISNPVVLTGDIHSNWANELIVDAERLDSKSVATEFVGTSISSGGDGKDQPATVSQLLSENPFVKYHNTERGYVSCQVTQHQWTTHYRTVPYVTRQGAPLNTRASFVVESGRPQLNRA from the coding sequence TTATTGTCTTTCTGATTCCCACCTGATCAATCGGCGCAAGTTTTTGCGTTACACGGGGTCACTCGCTGCGGCTGCTGCCTGGTCATCCTGCACGAAGGATCCAGTTCTTAAGAATCCAAGTTTTCCTGCTTATCCGTTTCAACTGGGAGTTGCCTCAGGAGATCCTTCTCCCGACGGGATGGTATTATGGACCCGTTTGGCTCCGCTACCACTCGAAGGTGGAGGCATGCCGATGGAGCCGGTAGAAGTTTCCTGGCAGGTGGCCGATGACGAAGCTTTCTCCAAAGTTGTGCAAAAAGGCACCACGGTTGCCGTTCCCGACTGGGGGCATTCGGTACATGTCGAGTTGAAGAAATTACTGCCCGATCGTTGGTATTATTATCAATTTAAGGTCGGCAATGAAACGAGTCCGGTAGGTCGTACCAGAACAATGCCGGTGGCCGGATCGTCCCCGGGCAAACTGAATTTTGCATTCGCTTCCTGCCAGCATTATGAAACCGGGTACTACACGGCCTATGAGCACATGATCCGCGAGGATCTGGATCTCATTGTTCACCTGGGAGACTACATCTACGAAGGCAAAGGTATCGATGACCGACTCCGCAAACACACAGGCGAGGAAATTATGTCGGTAGAGGATTACCGGAATCGTTATGCACTTTATAAATCAGATCAAGCACTCCAGGCAGCCCACGCTGCCGCTCCCTGGTTGGTAACCTGGGATGACCACGAAGTGGATAACAATTATGCAAATGCTATTTCTGAGCAGCCGGAGGTTAGTTCTGAAGAATTGCTGCAACGGCGAGCCAATGCCTACAAAGCCTACTACGAAGTCATGCCGTTGCGTCGCGCCCAACTTCCTCGAGGGCCGGATATGCAACTTTACCGACGGGTTCCTTTCGGCAATTTGGCAGACTTCTTTGTGCTCGATACGCGACAATATCGCACGGATCAACCTTGTGGTGATAAAAACAAACCTCCCTGTCCCGATTCTCTCAACCCCGGTAACACCTTATTGGGCCGCAAACAAAAAGATTGGCTGATGTCTGGAATGGAAACCTCAAAGGCGCAATGGAATGTCCTGGCGCAGCAGGTAATGATGGCACGCGTGGATCGAACGGTGGGAGAAGAGGTTACCCATAGCATGGATCAGTGGCCCTCTGCCGAGATGGAACGGCGGCAACTCGTGAAATTTTTCGATGAAGCAAAAATTTCTAATCCCGTGGTGTTGACCGGCGATATTCATTCGAACTGGGCGAATGAATTAATTGTAGATGCTGAAAGATTGGATTCTAAAAGTGTGGCTACTGAATTTGTGGGGACTTCGATTTCATCCGGGGGGGATGGCAAAGATCAACCTGCGACGGTATCGCAATTGCTCTCTGAAAATCCTTTTGTAAAATACCACAATACTGAGCGCGGTTACGTGAGTTGTCAGGTGACTCAACATCAATGGACGACTCATTATCGCACCGTTCCTTATGTAACAAGGCAAGGAGCTCCACTTAATACACGCGCCAGCTTTGTGGTTGAATCAGGCCGTCCTCAGCTGAATCGCGCTTAA